Proteins found in one Lachancea thermotolerans CBS 6340 chromosome C complete sequence genomic segment:
- the TEL1 gene encoding DNA-binding protein kinase TEL1 (similar to uniprot|P38110 Saccharomyces cerevisiae YBL088C TEL1 Protein kinase primarily involved in telomere length regulation contributes to cell cycle checkpoint control in response to DNA damage functionally redundant with Mec1p homolog of human ataxia telangiectasia (ATM) gene), translated as MFPFYIIYLYTSIISEFSFPSRQYPSLKQNRRHVTLFAPCFSSMDSSQLPTILESLSSGKLKLRGQALDELTTRLKQDSTPFPPKYLYPTIEALVDILEAEKIKYENLSADGAASSESKLTAVENRLSSASYVLRILVQTTNPSFKPKHLKFLLLLLPDLMVFHGTDSLLPSTSTHLLSALESLIESEIFQLKFEPLQWITLTKKLLSFLSIQLDSSMSSKNVMHLLSLLASLLSLDCAFIEEVQTTFIDPLAKFLTKAEGENSNTKALLQLINLYILKVHLTDYFGCCKLLELTMRFLTRVGKLSTPGVDYELSMFNIFLSKLLCHQIPPGQLPGAFDQEYLAQLFEDYLVVALTNYDPSHLGFGDFLFRSLTKRIEWLEFDEFQLHPQSDVNYWLQVHSLAQMVRTYFTKRGKQKPEESLLFKKAKTSQTFSTILRDTLSPASFIVRCVESTSKLNQLTGVQLSAFISATTNQETADINEVVEAIIMKWEDIHMEGWVLIALLPLISDHNSEIPKKTVQKAFRLSIPLLKSTKLCQPACALQVALMKHYKDFLLADTALVHQASDLYEESELNGPALLTDVAFAFWEHMHWLIATSKPELHESAHSKTVSWLLSKASQLLLKRPDQSSFSSFTAWLAGIRANKIQDCLFTQFIQWDYRYYPQWVKFSAERNFLLQLRGSLTKITKKPVEASPVSISTQSMSQIFTLILSSIRSSTKDADLAYRWCCEGTRILNALAGVNNYADFLEELKHEICSVVSELRELAKVPSTSSLFEVTQVPMDGIYSEALFSNIGIQALSDRYKEQLLSLSTNSQKVHFDLFEGRKKVTNTAFSVGQKDESSFQYCFSSIGAVVYFLLNNWRFTAGHEEAESLHKVAEFLDGLPERYMIDCLPTITYALQALDQKRSFLKPLEHITQKLGSNLLSARFNTSNLSVTYLSLYLNAVRWSWLAGGNSFQEADCKDIFEWIISKLSENSFGGLQALGCFAKLLLNILRHHDLSGGLIKGGKQRVFGTLVSCIQRLPPFAVISALEGFGKYMAKISGKNQSIVFSELSETFRDDLSVERQAFHFMILSRIGSSSRSQLIKCTLQILNIGRISISATYVKSSLDALALSNKMKNTKELFHLLRFDIINYWYESSIRNQDSSFDFWNVSLFGFATIPDFLNQYSKEVSGFHFSKKVALSFVPQGLIDATGKDEKILLEQCLHLSIPLSYISSDQPELVLRTFKDTLGRRYNHLLKNLAREIFYWTLCFTKWDCLEELKGTFNELYPGSKLSVALFSRSSSILKDYSELRIAPVISMSLLKACISTHHLDERELVLLLARLACELDECSPASFCLPILRKIKAILLLFEPFLSKCEYLPVLAQVLAGCLKSPELNNEVCDIIRSIIAFGVGPEYCTTEMYSAVFASLLAEQPLLNLSSNEVIVDSLTSAAVSSGTAYSDTWECCLKVLKGEKLEELVYLKDDLLRVDHATENRISLLSRLFDFHKEPAPFDPEFDFSPVTVRNLMRVPELEAETSSNFNLWKGYYIGGYYMKHTHLPSLLMDNHAWKQPLSSETSSLEWILNNLYEQLNVTTNPKSYLALVSVVGFLYERISHLGPFFSRADFAEKPLCIPHTVRLSEREFQLLHSIELTFDDSHDLRLLNQQNVVSYKNWLSTLLQSLSKELGEISPDLLAFQVLDRDSPAFVESVSLGLFSLLDQANGKLGASIMLQFLRTYEFPPESYNKDFRLKASFALRLFSVIRSKSREGNVRLSKVYEDLNLECFFHLASKIGKMKLAYMLFEECYPSLNLCDTQKLYPVFEGIKNEDLIRALPREASLDAAVLSVSKFQPRSLKSFMFNNCKFDVDTIMHLDPDEEEVIQSSNSNGFNGLAEILGGINRARHPKKKEEAYQWSIKLGKWDLAMPGDHSTSAEVLYSLLKDVHSKPSEGLAAPRKLLKTIAHQSRLFPEKDQWASSLCAILTAELISKHSGVLPECARTMAIIDAFDQKAVESSSFLAHHLVMRSRQMFLNCLSSPSLTSQCNVDMRVCEIKELIKYTRMAREAQHRQESLTSAMLLDRKVNILSGLLKSDCWNQYAIVEGAQALWLQGESDIATSMLETLLHNRIHLESNDSVQVGTYPQIPNVQLKSTLVEWTSSCRKENAHTIYREYIADSSSEMAAVSDFNDRAEIFFKFGEFCYQQVKRLSADKTIDERRKRSSKGSAELSSLLEIIKDASVPDQDRLEAKKHYNKLKLQLAQDHDILANLSKEFKLFTWKSLHFYLSTLVYSCQKDDVVLDKFCGLWFQYAEDGELNSKLYQEISSIPSFKFLPWVNQMTSRLSIESSPFQRTLQLTLKRVMFKLPNETLYPLISLRLYKKLQSAGDPSISARVKAVEKLFAELEKYDNGKFLIDFLDPIQKFCEMCVELSCMKLSKSCRQINLENLKSGNYWLQGISKKGVSLPVKPVRITSSADGRKPRPTITHMGPIVEVSASGLSLPKIATFYLSDGTSHKVLLKGSNDDLRQDAIMEQVFKQVNQILLRNSLTGKHELRIRTYEVVPLGPQAGLIEFVSNSTSLHEILRGLHKDDDLPFDRARKMMKAAQSKSGDERVEVYLEITNSVNPKLRQLFFNSFLDAQAWLDAKFTYTKGVVTTSIIGYVLGLGDRHLNNILLDTSTGEPVHIDFGVAFDQGKLLPIPELVPFRLTRDMVDGFGVTGVEGVFRKNCERVFSVLRADRERVMNVLNVLKWDPLYSWVVSPLRKRKLQANMSDDSEDYQASVPVATMLEDNNESLRALKGVQSKLEGSGLSVEATVQELIQQATDLGNLATIYMGWSPFY; from the coding sequence ATGTTCCCATTTTACATAATATATTTGTACACTTCTATCATTAGTGAATTTTCGTTTCCATCTAGACAATATCCTTCCTTAAAACAAAACAGACGTCACGTCACGCTGTTCGCCCCATGCTTCTCGTCCATGGACTCTTCCCAATTACCCACGATCCTGGAATCGCTGTCTTCAGGGAAGCTAAAGCTACGTGGCCAAGCCCTTGATGAGCTGACTACGCGTCTGAAACAGGATTCTACGCCTTTCCCTCCCAAGTACCTATATCCGACCATCGAAGCTCTCGTTGACATCCTCGAGGCcgaaaagatcaagtatGAAAACCTCAGTGCTGACGGGGCCGCATCCTCTGAGAGCAAGCTCACGGCCGTCGAAAATAGATTATCTTCGGCGTCCTATGTGTTGAGGATCCTTGTTCAGACCACCAACCCCAGCTTTAAACCCAAGCACCTCAAgttccttcttttgctgctACCGGATCTCATGGTCTTCCATGGAACGGATTCGCTTCTACCAAGCACGTCTACACACCTTCTCAGTGCCCTTGAATCGCTTATCGAAAGTGAGATCTTTCAGCTCAAGTTCGAGCCGCTTCAATGGATCACGCTAACAAAAAAACTACTTTCATTCCTCTCCATCCAGTTAGACTCTTCTATGAGCAGCAAGAATGTTATGCATTTGCTGAGTTTGCTGGCGTCGCTCCTCTCACTTGACTGCGCATTTATCGAGGAGGTACAAACGACGTTTATCGACCCATTAGCCAAGTTTCTTACTAAAGCTGAAGGCGAGAACTCTAACACTAaagcgcttcttcaactcATAAACCTTTACATTTTGAAGGTACATTTAACCGACTACTTTGGCTGCTGTAAGTTGCTCGAATTAACCATGCGTTTTCTTACCCGTGTCGGTAAGTTAAGCACACCAGGTGTTGACTACGAGCTTTCCATGTTCAACATATTTCTCAGTAAGCTTTTGTGCCACCAGATACCTCCTGGTCAACTCCCCGGTGCTTTTGATCAAGAGTATCTGGcacagctttttgaagattacCTGGTGGTCGCGTTAACGAATTATGATCCCAGCCATCTCGGTTTTGGCGACTTCCTATTCAGGAGCTTAACCAAAAGAATTGAGTGGTTGGAATTTGACGAATTCCAATTGCATCCTCAGTCTGATGTAAATTACtggcttcaagttcataGTCTTGCCCAAATGGTCAGGACTTACTTCACTAAACGTGGTAAACAAAAGCCTGAAGAGAGCTtactcttcaaaaaagctaaaACGTCCCAAACTTTTAGTACAATACTAAGAGACACTCTTAGTCCAGCATCCTTCATCGTTCGATGCGTTGAGAGTACATCTAAATTAAACCAGCTGACTGGTGTTCAGCTAAGCGCCTTTATTTCCGCAACCACAAACCAAGAGACAGCAGACATCaatgaagttgttgaagccATCATAATGAAGTGGGAAGACATTCACATGGAAGGTTGGGTCCTCATTGCATTACTCCCACTGATTTCTGATCACAACTCTGAAATCCCTAAGAAAACAGTACAAAAGGCTTTTCGTCTTAGCATTCCTCTTCtgaaatcaacaaaattGTGTCAGCCAGCTTGCGCCTTACAGGTTGCCTTAATGAAACATTATAAAGATTTCTTGTTGGCCGACACTGCTCTTGTTCACCAAGCCAGTGATTTATATGAAGAGTCGGAGCTGAATGGACCAGCTCTTCTTACTGACGTTGCTTTTGCATTTTGGGAACATATGCACTGGCTCATAGCTACTTCGAAACCAGAACTGCACGAATCGGCGCACTCTAAAACTGTTTCATGGctactttcaaaagcgagCCAGCTTCTCCTCAAAAGACCCGATcagtcttctttttcttcctttACGGCATGGCTGGCCGGAATCAGGGCTAATAAAATTCAAGACTGTTTGTTTACTCAATTCATTCAATGGGATTACAGATATTATCCTCAGTGGGTGAAGTTTTCCGCTGAAAGGAACTTCCTTTTACAGCTAAGAGGCTCACTCACAAAAATAACAAAAAAGCCTGTGGAGGCGAGTCCTGTTTCGATTTCCACACAATCCATGTCCCAAATTTTTACCCTGATATTGTCGTCTATCAGAAGTTCCACGAAAGACGCTGATCTTGCATATCGCTGGTGTTGCGAGGGCACGAGAATACTCAACGCATTAGCAGGCGTTAATAACTATGCTGATTTCTTAGAGGAGCTGAAGCATGAAATATGCTCAGTTGTGTCTGAGCTTCGTGAGCTGGCGAAGGTGCCGTCAACTTCCTCGTTGTTTGAAGTGACGCAAGTGCCGATGGATGGAATATATTCGGAAGCcttgttttcaaacatTGGAATTCAGGCTTTATCAGACAGGTATAAAGAGCAGCTATTGAGCTTGAGTACAAATAGCCAGAAAGTCCATTTTGacctttttgaaggccGTAAAAAGGTAACAAATACCGCTTTCTCAGTTGGGCAGAAAGATGAAAGCTCGTTTCAGTATTGTTTTTCATCTATCGGTGCTGTTGTGTATTTTCTCTTGAACAATTGGAGGTTCACAGCGGGACATGAAGAGGCCGAGAGCCTCCACAAGGTTGCAGAGTTCTTGGATGGGCTGCCGGAAAGATACATGATAGACTGCTTACCGACTATTACTTATGCGCTTCAAGCCTTAGACCAGAAGAGATCATTTCTCAAGCCCTTGGAGCATATTACACAAAAATTAGGATCCAATCTTTTGAGTGCAAGGTTCAACACGTCAAACCTATCCGTTACTTACTTGTCGCTTTACCTGAATGCAGTCCGCTGGTCTTGGCTGGCAGGAGGCAACAGTTTTCAAGAGGCTGACTGCAAGGATATATTTGAATGGATAATTTCAAAGCTCTCCGAAAATTCATTCGGCGGCCTGCAGGCTTTGGGCtgctttgcaaagcttcttttgaacaTACTCAGACACCACGATTTGTCAGGAGGTCTAATCAAAGGTGGGAAGCAGAGAGTGTTTGGCACCCTTGTTTCCTGCATTCAGCGGCTGCCGCCTTTTGCTGTTATATCGGCACTTGAAGGATTCGGAAAATACATGGCTAAGATCAGCGGCAAAAATCAAAGCATTGTATTTTCAGAGCTCTCCGAAACGTTCCGAGATGACCTATCTGTGGAAAGGCAAGCATTCCATTTTATGATCCTATCAAGGATTGGCAGCTCATCTCGTTCTCAACTAATTAAGTGCACATTACAGATACTGAACATTGGACGAATTTCTATTTCTGCGACATAtgtcaaaagctctttggaTGCTCTTGCACTCTCcaacaaaatgaaaaataCCAAAGAGCtatttcatcttcttcgttttgATATCATTAACTATTGGTACGAAAGTAGCATCAGAAATCAAGACTCGagttttgatttttggaACGTGTCCCTCTTTGGTTTCGCGACGATTCCAGATTTTCTTAACCAATACTCTAAAGAAGTGTCAGGATTCCATTTTTCTAAAAAAGTTGCTTTATCCTTTGTCCCTCAGGGGTTAATCGATGCTACAGGAAAGGATGAAAAGATCCTCCTTGAACAATGTCTTCACCTCTCTATTCCTCTTTCCTATATTTCCTCAGATCAACCGGAGCTGGTTCTCCGGACCTTCAAAGATACGCTTGGAAGGCGGTACAATCacctcttgaaaaacttggctCGAGAAATCTTTTATTGGACCTTGTGCTTCACAAAATGGGACTGTTTAGAGGAACTCAAAGGTACATTCAATGAACTGTATCCCGGATCAAAACTCTCTGTTGCTCTTTTCAGCCGATCCTCTTCAATACTGAAAGATTACTCGGAACTACGCATTGCACCCGTTATCTCTATGAGCCTGCTAAAAGCGTGCATCTCGACACATCATTTGGATGAAAGGGAACTAGTTTTATTGCTTGCGAGGCTAGCTTGCGAGCTAGATGAGTGTTCTCCGGCGAGCTTCTGTCTGCCCATCTTACGAAAAATCAAAGCGATAttacttctttttgaacccTTCTTATCCAAATGTGAGTACTTACCAGTTTTGGCGCAGGTTTTAGCGGGATGTCTTAAATCCCCAGAACTAAATAATGAGGTTTGTGATATTATACGCAGCATTATCGCTTTTGGCGTAGGGCCAGAATATTGTACCACTGAAATGTACTCTGCTGTTTTTGCGTCCCTATTAGCAGAGCAGCCACTTTTGAACCTAAGTTCAAACGAAGTGATAGTGGATAGCCTAACATCAGCCGCTGTCTCCTCTGGAACAGCATATTCGGACACATGGGAGTGTTGCCTTAAGGTGTTAAAGGGCGAAAAGTTAGAAGAACTCGTATACCTTAAAGACGATCTTTTGCGCGTTGATCATGCAACAGAAAACAGGATATCTCTCCTTTCTCGGCTATTCGATTTCCACAAAGAGCCCGCTCCTTTTGATCCAGAGTTTGATTTTTCTCCTGTTACTGTAAGGAATCTCATGCGTGTACCAGAGCTAGAAGCTGAGACATCCTCGAATTTTAACCTTTGGAAAGGATATTATATTGGCGGATACTACATGAAACATACGCATTTGCCATCACTTCTGATGGATAATCACGCTTGGAAACAACCCTTGAGCTCTGAAACTTCTTCCCTTGAATGGATCCTCAACAACCTTTACGAACAACTGAATGTCACGACCAATCCTAAGTCATATCTAGCTCTTGTGTCAGTGGTTGGGTTTCTTTACGAGCGAATCTCACATTTAGGTCCTTTTTTCTCAAGAGCAGATTTTGCAGAGAAGCCGTTATGTATTCCGCATACTGTGCGTTTGTCTGAACGCGAATTTCAACTGTTACACAGTATAGAATTGACTTTTGATGACTCGCATGACTTGCGCTTGCTTAACCAACAAAATGTTGTTTCATACAAAAACTGGTTGTCCACGCTTTTGCAGTCCCTTTCTAAGGAGCTGGGTGAGATTTCCCCCGACCTTCTTGCTTTCCAAGTTCTAGACAGAGATTCTCCAGCATTTGTGGAATCTGTATCTTTGGGCTTGTTTTCATTGCTGGATCAGGCCAACGGGAAACTTGGGGCCTCGATTATGCTTCAATTTTTAAGAACTTACGAATTCCCTCCTGAAAGTTACAACAAAGATTTCAGACTCAAAGCCTCGTTCGCTTTACGTCTTTTCTCCGTCATACGATCAAAATCTAGGGAAGGAAACGTAAGGCTATCGAAAGTTTATGAAGATTTGAATCTTGAatgcttctttcatttGGCATCCAAAATAGGCAAAATGAAGCTTGCATACATGCTTTTTGAGGAGTGCTATCCTTCTCTAAACTTATGTGACACGCAAAAGTTATACCCCGTATTCGAGGGTATTAAAAACGAAGACTTAATTCGCGCCCTTCCTCGCGAGGCTTCTCTTGATGCTGCCGTTTTATCTGTATCCAAATTCCAGCCAAGAAGcctgaaaagctttatgTTCAATAATTGCAAGTTTGACGTGGATACAATAATGCACTTGGACCCCGACGAAGAGGAGGTTATCCAATCTAGTAACTCCAATGGCTTCAATGGACTCGCAGAAATTCTGGGTGGTATTAATAGGGCGCGACATCCTAAAAAAAAGGAGGAAGCTTACCAATGGAGCATTAAGTTGGGTAAGTGGGACTTGGCGATGCCCGGAGACCACTCTACAAGTGCTGAGGTTCTTTACTCTCTTCTGAAGGATGTTCATAGTAAACCCTCCGAAGGCCTCGCTGCTCCGCgcaagcttctcaaaaccATCGCTCATCAATCCCGTCTGTTTCCTGAGAAAGATCAATGGGCGAGCTCCCTCTGTGCCATTTTAACCGCAGAGCTCATCTCCAAGCACTCAGGTGTATTGCCAGAATGCGCGCGCACAATGGCTATAATCGACGCGTTCgatcaaaaagctgttgaaagttcaagctttttggcccACCATCTCGTCATGAGATCACGTCAAATGTTTTTAAATTGCTTGAGCAGCCCTTCCTTGACTAGTCAATGCAACGTTGACATGAGAGTCTGTGAGATAAAAGAGCTTATCAAATATACAAGAATGGCTCGTGAAGCTCAGCACCGACAGGAATCCTTGACTTCGGCTATGCTTCTGGACCGAAAAGTGAATATTCTCAGCGGCCTCCTGAAAAGTGATTGCTGGAATCAGTACGCAATCGTCGAGGGTGCCCAAGCGCTTTGGCTTCAAGGCGAAAGCGACATTGCAACCTCAATGCTTGAGACCCTTTTGCATAACAGAATTCATTTGGAGAGCAATGACAGCGTTCAAGTGGGGACTTATCCACAGATACCGAATGTCCAACTAAAATCTACTTTAGTTGAGTGGACTTCTTCATGCCGAAAAGAAAATGCGCATACCATTTACCGTGAGTACATTGCAGATTCTTCGAGCGAAATGGCTGCAGTGAGCGATTTCAATGATAGAGCAGAGATATTCTTTAAATTCGGCGAATTCTGTTACCAGCAAGTGAAACGCCTTAGTGCAGATAAAACAATTGACGAGAGGCGCAAAAGATCCTCAAAAGGCTCTGCAGAATTATCAAGCCTACTAGAAATTATAAAAGACGCATCTGTACCTGACCAGGATAGACTagaagccaaaaagcaCTATaacaagttgaagcttcaattGGCGCAGGACCATGACATACTGGCTAATCTATCCAAGGAATTCAAACTTTTTACCTGGAAGTCTTTACATTTTTACCTGAGCACACTAGTGTACAGTTGCCAAAAAGACGACGTTGTGTTAGACAAGTTTTGCGGCCTCTGGTTTCAGTACGCAGAAGATGGGGAACTTAACTCAAAATTGTATCAAGAAATTAGCTCTATtccaagcttcaagtttcttccCTGGGTTAACCAGATGACTTCCCGGCTGAGCATTGAATCTAGCCCGTTCCAGCGAACGCTCCAGTTGACTCTTAAAAGAGTAATGTTCAAGCTTCCAAACGAGACGCTTTATCCATTGATTAGCTTGAGACTTTACAAAAAATTGCAGTCGGCTGGCGATCCGTCAATTTCTGCCAGGGTTAAAGCCGTGGAGAAACTTTTCGCTGAATTGGAGAAATATGACAACGGGAAGTTCTTAATTGATTTTCTCGATCcgattcaaaagttttgtgAGATGTGCGTTGAGCTCTCTTGCatgaagctctcaaaaagttgtcgCCAAATAAATCTCGAGAATCTGAAGTCAGGAAACTACTGGCTCCAGGGTATTAGTAAAAAGGGCGTTAGCCTGCCTGTAAAGCCTGTGCGGATCACTTCTTCAGCTGATGGGCGCAAACCGAGGCCCACAATAACGCATATGGGCCCTATAGTGGAAGTATCCGCATCTGGGCTTTCACTACCTAAAATCGCAACGTTTTACCTCTCAGATGGCACAAGCCACAAAGTTCTCTTGAAAGGTAGTAATGATGATCTGAGGCAGGACGCTATCATGGAGcaagttttcaagcaagTTAATCAAATTTTGTTAAGAAACAGTTTGACGGGAAAGCATGAGCTCCGTATCAGGACGTATGAGGTTGTACCACTTGGGCCGCAGGCCGGGCTTATTGAGTTTGTTTCGAACTCGACCTCTTTACATGAAATATTGAGGGGTTTGCACAAAGATGACGACTTACCGTTTGACAGGGCCagaaagatgatgaaaGCAGCTCAGAGCAAATCAGGCGATGAGCGAGTTGAGGTTTATCTCGAAATAACGAATTCAGTAAATCCGAAGCTGCGCcaactctttttcaattctttTCTGGACGCACAGGCATGGCTCGATGCCAAATTTACGTATACCAAAGGTGTGGTAACTACTTCGATTATTGGTTATGTGTTGGGGCTTGGAGATAGGCACTTGAATAACATACTCCTTGATACGTCAACTGGAGAGCCTGTTCATATAGATTTTGGCGTTGCGTTTGATCaaggaaaacttcttcCCATCCCCGAGCTCGTGCCGTTTAGATTAACGCGGGATATGGTCGATGGATTCGGTGTAACAGGGGTCGAAGGTGTTTTCCGTAAAAACTGTGAGCGAGTTTTTTCCGTGCTAAGGGCAGATCGCGAAAGGGTAATGAACGTCCTCAATGTGTTAAAATGGGATCCACTGTACTCATGGGTTGTTTCGCCTCTAAGAAAACGGAAGCTGCAAGCCAACATGTCAGATGACAGTGAAGACTACCAAGCAAGTGTGCCAGTTGCCACTATGCTTGAAGACAATAATGAGTCCCTTCGAGCACTGAAAGGCGTGCAAAGCAAACTTGAAGGTAGCGGCCTAAGTGTGGAAGCCACAGTCCAAGAGCTTATCCAACAAGCGACTGATTTAGGCAACCTTGCCACAATATACATGGGGTGGTCGCCATTTTACTAG
- the RPL23A gene encoding 60S ribosomal protein uL14 (highly similar to uniprot|P04451 Saccharomyces cerevisiae YER117W RPL23B and highly similar to uniprot|P04451 Saccharomyces cerevisiae YBL087C RPL23A Proteins component of the large (60S) ribosomal subunit) — protein MSGNGAQGTKFRISLGLPTGAIMNCADNTGARNLYIMAVKGSGSRLNRLPAASLGDMVMATVKKGKPELRKKVMPAIVVRQSKPWRRKDGVFLYFEDNAGVIANPKGEMKGSAITGPVGKECADLWPRIASNSGVVV, from the exons ATGTCTGGTAACGGTGCTCAGGGTACTAAATTCAGAATTTCT CTAGGTTTGCCAACCGGCGCCATCATGAACTGTGCTGACAACACTGGTGCCAGAAACCTGTACATCATGGCTGTCAAGGGCTCTGGTTCCAGATTGAACAGATTGCCAGCCGCCTCTTTGGGTGACATGGTTATGGCCACTGTCAAGAAGGGTAAGCCTGaattgagaaagaaggtCATGCCAGCCATCGTTGTGCGCCAGTCCAAGCCatggagaagaaaggaCGGTGTCTTTTTGTACTTCGAGGACAACGCCGGTGTCATCGCCAACCCTAAGGGTGAGATGAAGGGTTCTGCCATCACTGGTCCAGTCGGTAAGGAATGTGCTGACTTGTGGCCAAGAATCGCTTCCAACTCTGGTGTCGTTGTGTAA
- the SLX8 gene encoding SUMO-targeted ubiquitin ligase complex subunit SLX8 (some similarities with uniprot|P40072 Saccharomyces cerevisiae YER116C SLX8 Protein containing a RING finger domain that forms a complex with Hex3p mutant phenotypes and genetic interactions suggest a possible role in resolving recombination intermediates during DNA replication or repair) produces the protein MSDRSDQEDSPRRVDGSPEGRAPKRRHISHSERTQGSSDLEDEDYRRLEDELRGELASDHVANDEDAVRSSTAGPADADTSLDVIEIGPASDADPDSDSDARLQQVVEISDDEAPRSPRPEHKRALDYRCPICFDPPEAALVTPCGHVFCTECLFQMVNSSRGQRSAGHCALCRRDVRFKDVRLIIMRKKRIRKT, from the coding sequence ATGAGCGATCGCTCAGACCAGGAAGACAGCCCGCGGCGGGTGGACGGGTCACCGGAAGGACGAGCGCCAAAACGCCGCCACATATCACATAGCGAACGTACACAGGGCTCTTCTGACCTCGAGGATGAAGACTACAGGCGCCTGGAGGACGAGTTGCGCGGCGAGCTCGCCAGCGACCACGTCGCtaatgacgaagacgccGTTCGGAGCTCCACCGCGGGACCTGCGGACGCCGACACCTCCCTGGATGTGATAGAGATTGGCCCGGCGTCAGACGCGGACCCGGACTCAGACAGCGACGCCAGACTTCAACAGGTAGTCGAGATTTCGGATGACGAGGCCCCGCGATCGCCGCGGCCAGAACACAAGCGCGCCCTTGATTACAGGTGCCCTATCTGCTTCGATCCCCCCGAAGCTGCGCTTGTGACCCCGTGTGGACATGTGTTTTGCACAGAATGCCTTTTCCAGATGGTCAACAGTTCGCGGGGTCAGCGCAGCGCTGGCCACTGCGCTCTGTGCAGAAGGGACGTGCGCTTCAAGGACGTCAGACTCATAATAATGCGCAAAAAGCGCATCCGAAAGACCTAG
- the SPR6 gene encoding Spr6p (conserved hypothetical protein), whose product MIRDPLSRKRTPRFFKKTPTIQFLKRVESRPHRLKRFVRVSVLGPLVIRYGALHGTPDLRPIKCRYRGINHGDLVQPGTWCICRTLSLRPSPLHNDISKIMEKVP is encoded by the coding sequence ATGATACGCGATCCATTGTCCCGTAAAAGGACGCCCcggtttttcaagaaaacgcCAACAATTCAGTTTCTCAAGAGAGTGGAGTCACGGCCACACAGACTCAAACGCTTCGTGCGCGTTTCTGTGTTAGGACCCCTAGTGATACGGTACGGCGCTCTGCACGGAACGCCAGACCTCAGACCAATCAAATGCAGATACCGTGGCATCAATCACGGTGATCTCGTCCAACCAGGTACTTGGTGTATATGCCGCACACTTTCTTTGCGACCAAGCCCTCTGCATAATGACATTTCCAAAATCATGGAAAAAGTGCCCTGA